The following proteins are co-located in the Telopea speciosissima isolate NSW1024214 ecotype Mountain lineage chromosome 9, Tspe_v1, whole genome shotgun sequence genome:
- the LOC122641134 gene encoding 18.2 kDa class I heat shock protein-like, with translation MSMIPSIFGGRRSNIFDPFSLDIWDPFEGFPFNNNNSLTSAPNSTRETSAFASTRIDWKETPQAHVFKADLPGLKKEEVKVEVEDGRVLQISGERSREQEEKNDKWHHVERSSGKFLRRFRLPENAKMEQVKANMENGVLTVTVPKEEQRKPEVKTIDISG, from the coding sequence ATGTCGATGATTCCAAGCATTTTCGGTGGTCGACGAAGCAATATCTTTGATCCATTCTCACTGGACATCTGGGATCCGTTCGAGGGCTTCCCCTTCAACAATAACAATTCCCTTACCTCAGCTCCCAATTCAACTCGTGAAACCTCTGCATTCGCCAGTACTCGCATCGATTGGAAGGAGACTCCTCAAGCTCATGTGTTCAAGGCCGATCTCCCTGGGCTTAAGAAGGAAGAAGTGAAGGTAGAGGTGGAGGACGGAAGAGTCCTCCAGATTAGCGGAGAGAGGAGCAGGGAGCAGGAAGAGAAGAACGACAAGTGGCACCACGTGGAAAGGAGCAGCGGCAAGTTCCTGAGGCGATTCAGGCTGCCTGAGAATGCCAAGATGGAGCAGGTTAAGGCCAATATGGAGAACGGAGTGCTTACGGTCACTGTCCCCAAGGAAGAGCAGAGGAAGCCCGAGGTCAAGACCATCGATATCTCCGGCTAA